A genomic stretch from Burkholderia pyrrocinia includes:
- a CDS encoding cellulose synthase subunit BcsC-related outer membrane protein produces the protein MRRPLKCAAPHVAGFAWLASSVCAAAPGTAADAAMPKTAMPAATASADAQRQLDTARMWGVKHRDDLANDALRKGLLIAPGNPELLAEQVRVLLRLGDAKGAQAALARLQAQSPNAPATRRVADEYRVATSGRGEMAQIRLLARSGRADEAARRIVALFPNGAPSGALGAEYYQIVSNAPGGREPAIAALRRAAAADPQDTSASMALARLLNQRADTRAEANRIAWSLARRDDADHTEAMALWRRVLQSAGSDPAYLDALHAYLALVPDDTEFRDRAAELDSRRDAQRRLERDPGYIAQQRGLQALARGDLAAADPLLARAARARADDADAVGGLGLLRLREGRHDDARALFARAATLATDQRGKWQSLARTAQFWGLLAQGRAAAAAGRPQDAERAARAALAMQPDSPDAKLQLADALLAQRDWARAEPLLRELLAARSPNPSAVRGAAMLYENTGRADRIGPLLDALQGRVTGRDDRRALDGLRADLLANQARALADKGERGPAAQRYEAAVRAAPDAPWTRFALARLYRDMGLPQLGRTVMDEGLAQSDTPEMRYATALYRNSLDDIAGAQAALAPVDDAHRSDGMRALARKLDAESTLADARGALGRGDRAAFAASLAHAQASAPDDPDMLAAIGAQWIGAGEPERGLAPLRDWIAAHPREVDADVRLRYGDLLGSAGRDDALAAWLDALRREPSLTPAQTARLEDQSLRLVLRQTDDAIARQDYAQARALLDRASPAGRADKRHALELADLERAQGHYGAARDALAAVVARTPNDADTQLALARIDEDSGNRAAALARVQAVLARTPDDDVDTQLSAVRRLNALRRPDEAAQVTGRLQAAYPARADVTVAAGRVAEALGRYDDAASLYRLSRSQERTAGVSPGRDGLTPAQAAFADLEQRRNPEIETGWMPAYKSGDEGISSYRAQQVPIYLQMPIRYDGHVFAQIDTVHLDPGTLDTSDPNAYSLKTFGTYAALRASSGLPPPFQSNQQAAALIANPPGSLHQSTTGVALGAGYRTDAWRFDLGTSPLGFPVHYLVGGVRYRFDAGPASFSVNASRRPETSSVLSYAGMRDPWTGAVWGGVRRDGVNLRASVDVGRTNLFAELGAGVLSGRNVERNAEVTLRTGFTVPVYERATMKVSTGLVGNAWHYAQNLRYYTYGQGGYYSPQRYLSLGVPIEWAGRRDALSWDLTVTGGISNSYEKDSLFYPTFSDQRAAQVAAGFVYAGSSTRGVSFSYGVNGIVEYRVNPHLSVGAQLHVDRSHDYAPSSALVYLRYAFDARAQPSWLVTPTPVRLYSDY, from the coding sequence GTGCGCCGCCCGCTGAAGTGCGCCGCGCCGCATGTCGCGGGGTTCGCATGGCTCGCGTCGTCGGTGTGCGCGGCCGCGCCGGGCACCGCAGCCGACGCGGCGATGCCGAAAACCGCCATGCCGGCGGCTACCGCTTCCGCCGATGCGCAGCGCCAGCTCGATACCGCGCGGATGTGGGGCGTCAAGCATCGCGACGACCTCGCGAACGATGCGCTGCGCAAGGGGTTGCTGATCGCGCCGGGCAATCCCGAACTGCTTGCCGAACAGGTCCGTGTGCTGCTGCGGCTCGGCGATGCGAAGGGCGCGCAGGCCGCGCTCGCGCGCCTGCAGGCGCAGTCGCCGAATGCGCCCGCGACGCGGCGGGTGGCCGACGAATATCGCGTCGCGACGAGCGGGCGCGGCGAGATGGCGCAGATCCGCCTGCTCGCCCGCAGCGGCCGCGCCGACGAGGCAGCCCGGCGGATCGTCGCGCTGTTTCCGAACGGCGCGCCGTCGGGTGCGCTCGGCGCCGAGTATTACCAGATCGTGTCGAATGCGCCGGGCGGTCGCGAGCCGGCGATCGCCGCGCTGCGCCGCGCGGCCGCGGCCGATCCGCAGGACACGAGCGCGTCGATGGCGCTCGCGCGGCTGCTGAACCAGCGTGCCGACACGCGCGCGGAGGCGAACCGGATCGCATGGTCGCTCGCGAGGCGGGACGACGCCGACCATACGGAGGCGATGGCGCTGTGGCGGCGCGTGCTGCAATCGGCCGGCAGCGATCCGGCGTATCTCGACGCGCTGCATGCGTATCTCGCACTCGTGCCGGACGACACCGAATTCCGCGACCGCGCTGCCGAACTGGACAGCCGGCGCGATGCGCAGCGCCGGCTCGAACGCGATCCCGGCTATATCGCGCAGCAGCGCGGCCTGCAGGCGCTCGCGCGCGGCGACCTTGCGGCGGCCGATCCGCTGCTCGCCCGCGCCGCACGTGCGCGCGCGGACGACGCCGATGCGGTCGGCGGGCTCGGCCTGCTGCGCCTGCGCGAAGGGCGGCACGACGACGCGCGCGCGCTGTTCGCGCGGGCCGCGACGCTCGCGACCGACCAGCGCGGCAAATGGCAGAGCCTGGCGCGCACCGCGCAGTTCTGGGGCCTGCTCGCGCAAGGCCGTGCGGCCGCCGCCGCGGGACGGCCGCAGGATGCCGAGCGCGCGGCGCGTGCCGCGCTCGCGATGCAGCCGGACAGTCCGGACGCGAAGCTGCAGCTCGCCGATGCGCTGCTCGCGCAGCGCGACTGGGCGCGCGCGGAGCCGTTGCTGCGCGAATTGCTGGCCGCGCGTTCGCCGAATCCGTCGGCCGTGCGCGGTGCGGCGATGCTGTATGAAAACACCGGCCGCGCGGACCGGATCGGCCCGCTGCTCGACGCGCTGCAAGGGCGCGTGACGGGCCGCGACGATCGCCGTGCGCTCGACGGCCTGCGCGCCGACCTGCTCGCGAACCAGGCGCGCGCGCTTGCTGACAAGGGCGAACGCGGGCCCGCCGCGCAACGCTACGAGGCGGCCGTGCGTGCGGCGCCCGACGCGCCGTGGACGCGTTTCGCGCTCGCGCGCCTGTATCGCGACATGGGGCTGCCGCAGCTCGGCCGCACGGTGATGGACGAGGGGCTCGCGCAAAGCGATACGCCCGAGATGCGCTACGCGACCGCGCTGTACCGCAATTCGCTCGACGACATCGCGGGCGCGCAGGCCGCGCTCGCGCCCGTCGACGATGCGCACCGTTCGGACGGGATGCGCGCGCTCGCGCGCAAGCTCGACGCGGAAAGCACGCTGGCCGACGCGCGCGGCGCGCTCGGGCGCGGCGATCGTGCGGCATTCGCGGCATCGCTCGCGCATGCGCAGGCAAGCGCGCCGGACGATCCCGACATGCTCGCCGCGATCGGCGCGCAGTGGATCGGCGCGGGCGAACCCGAGCGCGGCCTCGCACCGTTGCGCGACTGGATCGCCGCGCACCCGCGCGAAGTCGATGCGGACGTGCGGCTGCGCTACGGCGACCTGCTCGGCAGCGCGGGGCGCGACGACGCACTCGCCGCGTGGCTCGATGCGCTGCGCCGCGAACCGTCGCTGACGCCCGCGCAGACGGCGAGGCTCGAGGACCAGTCGCTGCGGCTCGTGCTGCGGCAGACGGACGATGCGATCGCGCGGCAGGACTACGCGCAGGCGCGTGCGCTGCTCGATCGCGCGAGCCCGGCCGGCCGCGCGGACAAGCGCCATGCGCTCGAACTGGCCGATCTCGAACGCGCGCAGGGCCATTACGGCGCGGCGCGCGACGCGCTCGCGGCGGTCGTCGCGCGCACGCCGAACGATGCCGATACGCAGCTCGCGCTCGCGCGCATCGACGAGGACAGCGGCAACCGCGCGGCCGCGCTCGCGCGGGTGCAGGCCGTGCTCGCACGCACGCCGGACGACGACGTCGACACGCAACTGTCGGCCGTGCGCCGCCTGAACGCGCTGCGCCGTCCGGACGAAGCCGCGCAGGTGACCGGCCGGCTGCAGGCCGCGTATCCGGCGCGTGCGGACGTGACGGTCGCGGCCGGGCGCGTGGCCGAGGCACTGGGCCGCTACGACGACGCGGCGTCGCTGTACCGGCTGTCGCGGTCGCAGGAACGCACGGCGGGTGTGAGCCCGGGCCGCGACGGCCTGACGCCCGCGCAGGCCGCGTTCGCGGATCTCGAACAGCGGCGGAACCCCGAGATCGAGACCGGCTGGATGCCCGCGTACAAGTCGGGCGACGAAGGCATCTCGTCGTATCGCGCGCAGCAGGTGCCGATCTACCTGCAGATGCCGATCCGCTACGACGGGCATGTGTTCGCGCAGATCGACACCGTGCATCTGGATCCGGGCACGCTCGATACGAGCGACCCGAACGCGTATTCGCTGAAGACGTTCGGGACCTACGCGGCGCTCAGGGCATCGAGCGGGCTGCCGCCCCCGTTCCAGTCGAATCAGCAGGCCGCCGCGCTGATCGCGAATCCGCCGGGCTCGCTGCACCAGTCGACGACGGGTGTCGCGCTCGGCGCCGGCTATCGCACCGATGCATGGCGCTTCGATCTCGGCACGTCGCCGCTCGGTTTCCCCGTGCATTACCTCGTCGGCGGGGTGCGCTACCGCTTCGACGCGGGCCCGGCGAGCTTCAGCGTGAATGCGTCGCGGCGGCCGGAAACGAGCAGCGTGCTGTCGTACGCGGGGATGCGCGACCCGTGGACGGGCGCGGTCTGGGGCGGCGTGCGCCGCGACGGCGTGAACCTGCGCGCATCGGTCGACGTCGGCCGCACGAACCTGTTCGCGGAACTCGGCGCGGGCGTGCTGTCCGGCCGCAACGTCGAACGCAACGCGGAAGTCACGCTGCGCACCGGGTTCACGGTGCCCGTGTACGAGCGCGCGACGATGAAGGTCAGCACCGGGCTCGTCGGCAATGCGTGGCACTACGCGCAGAACCTGCGCTACTACACGTACGGGCAGGGCGGTTACTACAGCCCGCAGCGCTACCTGTCGCTCGGCGTGCCGATCGAATGGGCGGGGCGGCGCGACGCGCTGTCGTGGGACCTGACCGTCACGGGCGGGATCTCGAACAGCTACGAGAAGGATTCGCTGTTTTACCCGACGTTCTCGGACCAGCGGGCCGCGCAGGTCGCGGCCGGGTTCGTATACGCGGGCAGCTCGACACGCGGCGTGTCGTTCTCGTACGGTGTGAACGGCATCGTCGAGTACCGCGTGAACCCGCACCTGAGCGTCGGCGCGCAACTGCATGTCGACCGGTCGCACGACTACGCGCCGAGTTCGGCGCTCGTGTACCTGCGTTATGCATTCGATGCGCGCGCGCAGCCCAGCTGGCTCGTCACGCCGACGCCGGTGCGGCTTTATTCGGATTACTAG
- the bcsE gene encoding cellulose biosynthesis protein BcsE produces MNTEIDATRPALGAAGLLGRLRALLRMGPAGGRVGTLSRLAIDGLPDAWTQLEAGGLYAIYAAGGTPACDALVWESARQARTRDVTVVLARDAARVVEQMEARGFAGGAQPAGWPRNLSVLAMPAAAEPADGEGAGAAPRRAAPGPFARLTGGLRAMKRYGFRARSLYFVEGAQRWFSWDDPVALADEAHALADWCRTHRIALVLLLDPEAARSGTDVSTDDPPLVRGADRAPRSGFHGVFSGVAQMQRTHGELLWIVDFWRAGDTLAAGEVRPLRFAPSGRLSASIDAGATEPARRMKLAIDEDRVVVSRAVLDGVNRAPGDWEIVDDNAAVVAACAKAQAATAVLAFRSHAQLEALCADVHALRRQCGGALKIAVVERGGEVLRQQFEMLLLSVGANRVVARDLPVSRMQAAVHALRGQLYARPVAADYRAALAAALGDSVLGYLPVGAFCLRIRAVLDRGAVLALPHTLAKIALLPGVSHVDALRHCRPRRAGDVVTADPGHLYMFLFACEPVDADDALARIFDVPVDTLSDRVVCLGRGSIDTELDALKAENRRAPIADYSDLFAATQPAGAARTSAARADFGAASPDATEVSDAIDAIDAIVSLEAIDAMPALAHLAADAPAPLPAIPAAPARSAIRSAMPLRKPEGA; encoded by the coding sequence GTGAATACGGAAATCGATGCCACCCGTCCCGCGCTCGGTGCCGCCGGCCTGCTGGGCCGCCTGCGTGCGCTGCTGCGCATGGGGCCGGCCGGCGGCCGCGTCGGCACGCTGAGCCGGCTCGCGATCGACGGCTTGCCCGACGCATGGACGCAACTGGAAGCGGGCGGCCTGTACGCGATCTACGCGGCCGGCGGCACGCCGGCGTGCGACGCACTCGTGTGGGAGAGCGCGCGGCAGGCGCGCACGCGCGACGTCACGGTCGTGCTCGCACGCGACGCGGCGCGCGTCGTCGAGCAAATGGAGGCGCGCGGCTTTGCGGGCGGCGCGCAGCCGGCCGGCTGGCCGCGCAACCTGAGCGTGCTGGCGATGCCGGCGGCGGCCGAGCCGGCCGATGGAGAAGGCGCCGGCGCCGCACCGCGCCGCGCGGCGCCGGGCCCGTTCGCGCGGTTGACCGGCGGCTTGCGCGCGATGAAGCGCTACGGTTTTCGCGCGCGTTCGCTGTATTTCGTCGAAGGCGCGCAGCGCTGGTTCAGCTGGGACGATCCGGTCGCGCTCGCCGACGAAGCGCACGCGCTCGCCGACTGGTGCCGCACCCACCGCATCGCGCTCGTGCTGCTGCTCGATCCCGAAGCGGCGCGTTCTGGCACCGACGTGAGCACCGACGATCCGCCGCTCGTGCGCGGTGCGGATCGCGCGCCGCGCAGCGGTTTCCACGGCGTCTTCTCGGGCGTCGCGCAGATGCAGCGCACGCACGGCGAACTGCTGTGGATCGTCGATTTCTGGCGCGCGGGCGACACGCTCGCGGCCGGCGAGGTGCGGCCGCTGCGCTTTGCGCCGAGCGGCCGGCTGTCGGCGAGCATCGATGCCGGCGCGACCGAGCCGGCGCGCCGGATGAAGCTCGCGATCGACGAAGATCGCGTCGTCGTCAGCCGCGCGGTGCTCGACGGCGTGAACCGCGCGCCCGGCGACTGGGAAATCGTCGACGACAACGCGGCCGTCGTCGCGGCCTGCGCGAAGGCCCAGGCCGCGACCGCGGTGCTCGCGTTCCGCTCGCATGCGCAGCTCGAAGCGTTGTGCGCGGACGTGCACGCGCTGCGTCGGCAGTGCGGCGGCGCGCTGAAGATCGCGGTCGTCGAGCGTGGCGGCGAGGTGCTGCGCCAGCAGTTCGAGATGCTGCTGCTGAGCGTCGGCGCGAACCGCGTCGTCGCGCGCGACCTGCCGGTGTCGCGGATGCAGGCCGCCGTGCACGCGCTGCGCGGCCAGCTCTATGCGCGGCCCGTCGCGGCGGACTATCGCGCGGCGCTCGCGGCCGCGCTCGGCGATTCGGTGCTCGGCTATCTGCCGGTCGGCGCGTTCTGCCTGCGGATTCGCGCGGTGCTCGATCGCGGCGCCGTGCTCGCGCTGCCGCACACGCTCGCGAAGATCGCGCTGCTGCCGGGCGTGTCGCACGTCGACGCGCTGCGGCACTGCCGGCCGCGCCGCGCGGGCGACGTCGTGACGGCCGATCCCGGGCACCTGTACATGTTCCTGTTCGCGTGCGAGCCGGTCGATGCCGACGACGCGCTCGCGCGGATCTTCGACGTGCCGGTCGACACGCTGTCCGATCGCGTCGTGTGCCTCGGGCGGGGCAGCATCGACACGGAGCTCGACGCGCTGAAAGCCGAGAACCGGCGCGCACCGATCGCCGACTACAGCGACTTGTTCGCGGCCACGCAGCCGGCCGGTGCTGCGCGCACATCGGCTGCGCGCGCCGATTTCGGCGCGGCGTCGCCTGACGCGACCGAGGTGAGCGATGCGATCGATGCAATCGATGCAATCGTCTCGCTCGAGGCGATCGATGCGATGCCTGCGCTCGCGCACCTTGCCGCCGACGCACCGGCCCCGCTTCCCGCCATTCCCGCCGCGCCTGCGCGCAGTGCCATTCGCAGCGCGATGCCGCTGCGCAAGCCGGAGGGCGCATGA
- the bcsQ gene encoding cellulose biosynthesis protein BcsQ produces the protein MKTIAITSTTGGAGRTTLAAALAVLLARRGRQVVAVELDAQNLMGATLGLDSLAEHGLAQSVLGGAEPWHAHTWRNADGVLFVPYGQVDAAGAAACDARLAADPAWLSRALDEIALPADGVVLVDTARYPSPQAEQAIRRADLTLVVVPPEPTACATAAARLGALRAGGGELQIVVNRLNPARDMQRDAIAMLRAVAGPASMLEQRIHVDAAVPEALARGSWIFDDAPYSQAAHDLNGIANWVDAWLAAAGAGRTGAAR, from the coding sequence ATGAAGACGATCGCCATTACATCGACGACGGGCGGCGCGGGCCGCACGACGCTCGCGGCCGCGCTCGCGGTGCTGCTCGCGCGCCGCGGCCGGCAGGTCGTCGCCGTCGAGCTCGATGCGCAGAACCTGATGGGCGCGACGCTCGGCCTCGACTCGCTGGCCGAGCACGGCCTCGCGCAGAGCGTGCTCGGCGGCGCCGAGCCGTGGCACGCGCATACGTGGCGCAATGCCGACGGCGTGCTGTTCGTGCCGTACGGGCAGGTCGACGCGGCCGGCGCGGCCGCGTGCGATGCGCGGCTCGCGGCCGACCCGGCATGGCTGTCGCGCGCGCTCGACGAGATCGCGCTGCCGGCCGACGGCGTCGTGCTGGTCGACACCGCGCGTTATCCGTCGCCGCAGGCCGAGCAGGCGATTCGCCGCGCGGACCTGACGCTCGTCGTCGTGCCGCCCGAACCGACCGCCTGCGCGACGGCAGCCGCGCGGCTCGGTGCGCTGCGTGCCGGCGGCGGCGAACTGCAGATCGTCGTGAACCGGCTGAATCCGGCACGCGACATGCAGCGCGACGCAATCGCGATGCTGCGCGCGGTCGCCGGGCCGGCATCGATGCTCGAACAGCGGATCCACGTCGACGCGGCCGTGCCCGAAGCGCTCGCGCGCGGCAGCTGGATCTTCGACGACGCGCCGTATTCGCAGGCGGCGCACGACCTGAACGGCATCGCGAACTGGGTCGATGCGTGGCTGGCGGCGGCAGGCGCCGGTCGCACCGGAGCGGCGCGATGA
- the bcsA gene encoding UDP-forming cellulose synthase catalytic subunit encodes MKAAFAPRLRAFGRRAADWFARGIGLPAERTLLDWVVRLFFHAPPPGRPDPVRRRARAAFLRLAHEWGVLQPLSPREWLWRSIVRAPRAADGRPARDPLAWFDTFVVPVYVAGRAVGLRIDAMLERLPWARWGGWLDARANGVGRRRWLAPLLLVSGALLWAAAGMSPLMPGAQFAFFAIVAVLALALRRLPGHLPTLALASLALLAAVRYVWWRTTQTLDFRSPVEAVAGYLLYGAEAYTWMILLLGFVQTAWPLDRPIVPLPDDPDTWPTVDIYIPTYNEPLSVVKPTVFAAQSIDWPTAKLRVYLLDDGRRPEFAAFAAEAGIDYLTRDDNLHAKAGNINRALPKTHGEYIAIFDCDHVPTRSFLQTTMGVFLRDPKCALVQTPHHFFSPDPFERNLGTFREIPNEGNLFYGLVQSGNDLWNATFFCGSCAVLKRSALEEVGGVAVETVTEDAHTALKLHRRGYTSAYLPTVQAAGLATESLAGHVKQRTRWARGMAQIFRIDNPFLGRGLGFIQRICYGNAMLHFFYGIPRLVFLTIPLAYLFFHLYFINASSLALASYVIPYLVLANVANSRMQGRYRHSFWAEVYESVLAWYIALPTTVAFFSPKHGKFNVTDKGGKIDEGYVDWSTSKPYLVLFALNVLAIVAGLWRLVADQGDEASTILITLGWTVYNLAMLGAALAVARETKQVRVTHRIAMRVPAMLLLADGTTAACFTSDYSTGGLGLEAVPGLPLAVGDTLTVCVTRGDRPFPFPVRVSRVTPTHVGVSFEELTLEQERQLVQCTFGRADAWLDWHEGTRVDTPLGGLKEVLRIGVDGYVRMWKGAARGLQAMLAPKLDRARD; translated from the coding sequence ATGAAGGCCGCCTTCGCGCCGCGGCTGCGCGCGTTCGGCCGCCGCGCGGCCGACTGGTTCGCGCGCGGCATCGGATTGCCGGCGGAGCGCACGCTGCTCGACTGGGTCGTGCGGCTGTTCTTCCACGCGCCGCCGCCGGGCCGGCCCGATCCCGTGCGCCGTCGGGCGCGCGCCGCGTTCCTGCGGCTCGCGCACGAGTGGGGCGTGCTGCAGCCGCTCAGTCCGCGCGAATGGCTGTGGCGCTCGATCGTGCGCGCGCCGCGCGCGGCCGACGGCCGGCCCGCGCGCGATCCGCTCGCGTGGTTCGACACCTTCGTCGTGCCGGTCTATGTGGCCGGGCGCGCGGTCGGCCTTCGCATCGACGCGATGCTCGAACGCCTGCCGTGGGCGCGCTGGGGCGGCTGGCTCGATGCGCGCGCAAACGGCGTCGGCCGGCGCCGCTGGCTCGCGCCGCTGCTGCTCGTGTCCGGCGCGCTGCTGTGGGCCGCGGCCGGGATGTCACCGCTGATGCCCGGCGCGCAGTTCGCGTTCTTCGCGATCGTCGCGGTGCTGGCGCTCGCGCTGCGCCGCCTGCCGGGCCACCTGCCGACGCTCGCGCTCGCGTCGCTCGCGCTGCTCGCGGCGGTGCGCTACGTGTGGTGGCGCACGACGCAGACGCTCGACTTCCGCAGCCCGGTCGAAGCGGTCGCCGGCTACCTGCTGTACGGCGCCGAAGCCTATACGTGGATGATCCTGCTGCTCGGTTTCGTGCAGACCGCGTGGCCGCTCGACCGGCCGATCGTGCCGCTGCCCGACGACCCCGACACCTGGCCGACCGTCGACATCTACATCCCGACCTACAACGAGCCGCTGTCGGTCGTGAAACCGACGGTATTCGCCGCGCAGAGCATCGACTGGCCGACGGCGAAGCTGCGCGTCTACCTGCTCGACGACGGCCGGCGCCCCGAGTTCGCGGCGTTCGCGGCCGAGGCCGGCATCGACTACCTGACGCGCGACGACAACCTCCACGCGAAGGCCGGCAACATCAACCGCGCGCTGCCGAAGACGCACGGCGAATACATCGCGATCTTCGACTGCGATCACGTGCCGACGCGCTCGTTCCTGCAGACGACGATGGGCGTGTTCCTGCGCGACCCGAAGTGCGCGCTCGTGCAGACGCCGCACCATTTCTTCTCGCCCGATCCGTTCGAGCGCAACCTCGGCACGTTCCGCGAGATCCCGAACGAGGGCAACCTGTTCTACGGCCTCGTGCAGTCGGGCAACGACCTGTGGAACGCGACGTTCTTCTGCGGATCGTGCGCGGTGCTCAAGCGCAGCGCGCTGGAAGAGGTCGGCGGCGTCGCGGTGGAAACCGTGACCGAGGATGCGCATACGGCGCTCAAGCTGCACCGGCGCGGCTATACGTCGGCGTACCTGCCGACCGTGCAGGCGGCCGGCCTCGCGACCGAAAGCCTCGCGGGCCACGTGAAGCAGCGCACGCGCTGGGCGCGCGGGATGGCGCAGATCTTCCGCATCGACAATCCGTTCCTCGGGCGCGGGCTCGGCTTCATCCAGCGGATCTGCTACGGCAACGCGATGCTGCACTTCTTCTACGGGATTCCGCGGCTGGTGTTCCTGACGATCCCGCTCGCGTACCTGTTCTTCCACCTGTACTTCATCAACGCGTCGTCGCTCGCGCTCGCGAGCTACGTGATCCCGTATCTCGTGCTCGCGAACGTCGCGAACTCGCGGATGCAGGGGCGCTACCGCCATTCGTTCTGGGCCGAGGTCTACGAATCGGTGCTCGCGTGGTACATCGCGCTGCCGACCACCGTCGCGTTCTTCAGCCCGAAGCACGGCAAGTTCAACGTGACCGACAAGGGCGGCAAGATCGACGAAGGTTATGTCGACTGGTCGACGTCGAAACCGTATCTCGTGCTGTTCGCGCTGAACGTGCTCGCGATCGTCGCCGGCCTGTGGCGGCTGGTCGCCGACCAGGGCGACGAGGCGTCGACGATCCTGATCACGCTCGGCTGGACCGTGTACAACCTCGCGATGCTCGGCGCGGCGCTGGCCGTCGCGCGCGAGACCAAGCAGGTGCGCGTCACGCACCGGATCGCGATGCGCGTGCCGGCCATGCTGCTGCTCGCCGACGGAACGACCGCCGCATGCTTCACGAGCGACTACTCGACCGGCGGCCTCGGCCTCGAAGCGGTGCCGGGGCTGCCGCTCGCTGTCGGCGACACGCTGACGGTGTGCGTGACGCGCGGCGACCGGCCGTTCCCGTTCCCGGTGCGCGTGAGCCGCGTGACGCCGACCCACGTCGGCGTGAGCTTCGAGGAACTGACGCTCGAACAGGAGCGCCAGCTCGTGCAATGCACGTTCGGCCGCGCGGATGCGTGGCTCGACTGGCACGAAGGCACGCGCGTCGACACGCCGCTCGGCGGGCTGAAGGAAGTGCTGCGCATCGGCGTGGACGGTTATGTACGGATGTGGAAGGGTGCGGCGCGCGGCCTGCAGGCCATGCTGGCGCCGAAACTCGACCGGGCGCGCGACTGA
- the bcsG gene encoding cellulose biosynthesis protein BcsG, whose amino-acid sequence MTFWNLYFILKFALFATGHLQPLWLANLAFAVALAASAPVRRRAWRIVRQLVAIAIAVPLLAREMHAPPLARLAEAAREVSTFRVDYWMELLPRLLPPALVLTVVGALIVYFIVNRWLRVATFVLAVLIVMPLWQAGSGLMARVVAPAAQQANAQGTTTMGSADQPEDHNAALATFRAQESQRQVAFGHLGNDPAAQFDVIVLHVCSLSWDDLDAAKVRNHPMLSHFDYLFSNFSTAASYSGPAAIRVLRASCGQEAHADLYKPAPQQCQLFAQLAGAGYTVQSLLNHDGHFDNFLQVIHDNIGAADAPMVSNAAAPVAMHAFDGSAIKDDYGTLANWYAQRGSVQGPVALYYNTISLHDGNRVVGSSLTSIDSYPQRATKLMSDFDRLADLIAQSGRRAVIVFVPEHGAALRGDKNQVAGLREIPTPRIVHGPVGVRLVGFAGNHGATTVIEQPTSFLALAQLLSNLVSNSPFKPGATLAQYAADLPRTRMVGENEGTVTMQTAAGYAVKTPDGVWIDEQ is encoded by the coding sequence ATGACGTTCTGGAATCTGTATTTCATCCTGAAGTTCGCGCTGTTCGCGACCGGGCACCTGCAGCCGCTGTGGCTCGCGAACCTCGCGTTCGCGGTGGCGCTCGCGGCGAGCGCGCCGGTGCGGCGGCGTGCATGGCGCATCGTCCGGCAGCTCGTGGCGATCGCGATCGCGGTGCCGCTGCTCGCGCGCGAGATGCATGCGCCGCCGCTCGCACGTCTTGCCGAAGCCGCACGCGAAGTGAGCACGTTCCGCGTCGACTACTGGATGGAACTGCTGCCGCGCCTGCTGCCGCCCGCGCTCGTGCTGACGGTGGTCGGCGCGCTGATCGTCTATTTCATCGTCAACCGCTGGCTGCGCGTCGCGACGTTCGTGCTGGCCGTGCTGATCGTGATGCCGCTGTGGCAAGCGGGCAGCGGCCTGATGGCGCGCGTGGTCGCGCCGGCCGCGCAGCAGGCGAACGCGCAGGGCACGACGACGATGGGGAGCGCCGACCAGCCCGAGGACCACAACGCCGCGCTCGCGACGTTCCGTGCACAGGAGTCGCAGCGGCAGGTCGCGTTCGGTCATCTCGGCAACGATCCGGCCGCGCAGTTCGACGTGATCGTGCTGCACGTCTGCTCGCTGTCGTGGGACGATCTCGATGCGGCGAAGGTGCGCAATCACCCGATGCTGAGCCACTTCGACTACCTGTTCTCGAACTTCAGCACCGCTGCGAGCTACAGCGGCCCGGCGGCGATCCGCGTGCTGCGTGCGAGCTGCGGGCAGGAGGCGCACGCGGACCTGTACAAGCCCGCGCCGCAGCAGTGCCAGCTGTTCGCGCAACTCGCGGGCGCCGGTTACACGGTGCAGTCGCTGCTGAACCACGACGGCCACTTCGACAACTTCCTGCAGGTGATCCACGACAACATCGGCGCGGCCGACGCGCCGATGGTCTCGAACGCGGCCGCGCCCGTCGCGATGCACGCGTTCGACGGCTCGGCGATCAAGGACGACTATGGAACGCTCGCGAACTGGTACGCGCAGCGCGGGTCGGTGCAGGGGCCCGTCGCGCTGTACTACAACACGATCAGCCTGCACGACGGCAACCGCGTGGTCGGCAGTTCGCTGACGAGCATCGACTCGTATCCGCAGCGCGCGACGAAGCTGATGAGCGATTTCGACCGTCTCGCCGACCTGATCGCGCAATCGGGCCGCCGCGCGGTGATCGTGTTCGTGCCCGAGCACGGCGCTGCGTTGCGCGGCGACAAGAACCAGGTCGCGGGCCTGCGCGAGATCCCGACGCCGCGCATCGTGCACGGGCCGGTCGGCGTGCGGCTCGTCGGCTTTGCCGGCAACCACGGCGCGACGACCGTGATCGAGCAGCCGACCAGCTTCCTCGCGCTCGCGCAGCTGCTGTCGAACCTCGTGTCGAACAGCCCGTTCAAGCCGGGCGCGACGCTCGCGCAATATGCGGCGGACCTGCCGCGCACGCGGATGGTCGGCGAGAACGAGGGCACGGTGACGATGCAGACGGCCGCGGGTTACGCGGTGAAAACTCCGGACGGCGTATGGATCGACGAACAGTAA